From the Syntrophorhabdaceae bacterium genome, one window contains:
- a CDS encoding EthD domain-containing protein, producing the protein MVKFIFCARRRSDMTRAEFQDYWLNHHAPLFKEFADTYRAIRYVQSHTIDSPLNENVRKIRGLSEAYDGVGEIWWESEEDFLAAINSPEGQKLRAIFLEDEARFVDSALSSAFFTVEHVIVDGKVG; encoded by the coding sequence ATGGTAAAATTCATCTTTTGTGCGAGGCGTCGATCCGATATGACTCGGGCCGAGTTCCAGGACTACTGGCTCAACCATCACGCCCCCTTGTTCAAAGAATTCGCTGACACATACAGGGCCATCCGTTATGTGCAGAGTCACACAATCGACTCCCCGCTTAACGAGAACGTGAGGAAGATCAGAGGCTTGTCCGAGGCATACGACGGGGTGGGTGAAATATGGTGGGAATCAGAGGAAGATTTTCTTGCCGCCATTAACTCTCCGGAAGGTCAGAAGCTTAGGGCCATATTTCTGGAAGATGAGGCGAGGTTCGTAGATTCTGCCCTGTCATCGGCCTTCTTTACTGTTGAGCATGTGATCGTTGACGGGAAAGTTGGATAA
- a CDS encoding DUF488 family protein, translating to MAIRIVQLGTVRAKDEGTRIGTVRRPPRGVPKSEFASENWYDVWLPNLAPSVETMKLGQQAETPAEWAAFTKKYRAEMTLPENARTIELLAALSHQTNFSVGCYCENESHCHRSVLKELFAEKGAKLAQT from the coding sequence ATGGCTATAAGAATTGTCCAGCTTGGCACAGTAAGAGCCAAAGATGAAGGCACCCGCATCGGAACGGTCCGCCGCCCACCGAGGGGTGTGCCGAAAAGCGAGTTCGCGTCAGAGAACTGGTATGACGTCTGGCTCCCTAACCTGGCGCCAAGCGTGGAAACTATGAAACTCGGGCAGCAGGCTGAGACACCCGCCGAATGGGCGGCATTCACCAAAAAGTACCGCGCCGAGATGACCCTCCCCGAGAATGCTCGAACCATCGAGCTACTCGCAGCTCTGTCCCACCAGACAAATTTCTCGGTGGGCTGTTACTGCGAAAACGAATCGCATTGCCATCGTTCCGTGCTCAAGGAACTTTTCGCCGAAAAAGGGGCTAAGCTGGCGCAGACGTAA